In Halorubellus sp. JP-L1, one DNA window encodes the following:
- a CDS encoding S24 family peptidase, producing the protein MQPTLCDNSILVVDRDATPEIGDVVAAQVGDQRTYHRLVRYAPDWDAGPDGLPVCDEGRDLVLRGDNNSDDVDVTHVWHDPHRVDYTDTEDVVGVVSYILDDGCEAKIPIMGLRSGFGSLNNSN; encoded by the coding sequence ATGCAGCCGACGCTCTGCGATAACAGCATCCTCGTCGTCGACCGCGACGCGACGCCGGAGATCGGCGACGTCGTTGCCGCCCAGGTCGGCGACCAGCGGACGTATCACCGTCTTGTGCGGTACGCGCCTGACTGGGACGCCGGCCCCGACGGCTTGCCCGTCTGCGACGAGGGCCGCGACCTCGTCCTCCGCGGCGACAACAACAGCGACGACGTCGACGTCACCCACGTCTGGCACGACCCCCACCGCGTCGACTACACCGACACCGAGGACGTCGTCGGCGTCGTCTCTTACATCTTAGACGACGGGTGTGAAGCTAAAATACCGATAATGGGTCTTCGATCTGGCTTTGGAAGCCTAAACAATTCCAACTAG
- a CDS encoding universal stress protein — MVDLLSRPLVPVASEADAEATLSALLPRLDAGTSIVVCHVVEKAGGGIDKASVEQREERAEEIFDVVRARCRAADVDVDTRIDYGTDVAETVFDAAADVDASAVVFTPREGSRWLQFLTGETTLDLVTESDRPVVVLPDDDRTVDDAASGARND; from the coding sequence ATGGTCGATCTCCTCTCGCGGCCGCTCGTGCCCGTCGCCAGCGAGGCAGACGCGGAAGCGACACTCTCCGCGCTCCTCCCGCGCCTCGACGCGGGCACGAGCATCGTCGTCTGTCACGTCGTCGAGAAAGCCGGCGGTGGAATCGACAAAGCGAGCGTCGAACAACGCGAGGAGCGCGCCGAGGAGATCTTCGACGTCGTCCGAGCGCGGTGTCGGGCAGCAGACGTCGACGTCGACACGCGAATCGACTACGGAACCGACGTCGCCGAGACGGTGTTCGACGCAGCCGCCGACGTCGACGCGTCCGCGGTCGTGTTCACGCCACGCGAAGGGTCGCGGTGGCTCCAGTTCCTCACGGGCGAGACGACGCTCGACCTCGTCACGGAGAGCGACCGGCCGGTGGTCGTCCTCCCCGACGACGACCGAACCGTCGACGACGCAGCATCCGGGGCGAGGAATGACTGA